TGCTCTCATCGTCGTAGCCCGGCTGGCTGGCAGCGGACGGGCCGCCGCCGGGCGGGCCGGGGTCGCCCTTGATCTGCCGCAGGCCCACCGTGCTGTCCTCTATCACGTGCGGGCGGCGTGCCTCGCGCAGGGCCTTGCGGTAGCCGTACGGCACGCGCGTGTGCGTCCACCACAGCGGCTTCTCGGTGTAGATCCACACGTACTGGTCGGTCACGTCCAGGCCGCTGAAGACCGAGTAGGCGAACTCGTCGGGGGTGAAGTAGTTGGCGTCGAAGTCGGCGGCGTTGGTGTGCCAGCCGTAGCGGCGGAAGTTCATGTCCATCCAGATGCCGAACGCCACCTGGATGTGCCGGGCGTAGGCTTCCGGGACGCCGGTGACCTGCGCCATCTTCTCGCGGACGACCTGCCGCGCCTGCTCGAACTGGCTGTGCTTGCGGAAGCCATAGGCGCCCTCATAGCCGTCCACGATGGTCGTCTTGGGCGCCGCGGCCTCGAACATGCCATCCAGGAAGCTCTTGAGCAGGCCATAGGGGGCCTTGGGACGGCTCGCGACCGTGCCGGTGATCGTGTAGGCGTAGGTGAGCATCATGGTGATGTCGGGGTACTCGCTGTTGACGGCCTGCATGAACTCGCGCCCGCGCTGCCGCACCTTGGCCTCGTACTCCGCGAAGCTCCCCGGATGCAGCTTGTTTTGCTCGGCGTAGTTGAACAGGGCCTTGTGGTACATCTCGACATCGAACATGAAGCCCTTGCAGCGGCCCTCCCTGGCCAGTCGCGCCGCGAGCTTCGCGTTGCTGCACACCGTCGCCATGCCCGCGTCGTCGAACCAGTCCACATCGCCCGGGCAGACGTTGAACCGCACGAAGTTGTCGGTCATGCGCACGAAGCGACAGGCCTGCAGGTCTGCCAGACTCCCGGCCAGGTCACTCCACTCGAACCGTGTCTTGCTCCAGCACGCCCAGGCGAAGTTGACCGGCTTGCCGTCACGCACGGCGTCGGCGTGGAAGATGACGCCATCGAAGCCGAGGCGGTCCATCTCCTGGCAGTGCTCGCGCATGAACGCCGGGCCGGGCTCGTCCCAGCCCCACTCGAGGAGCTTCTTGCCCGGCGGCAGCACCCGCGCCTCAGGCGCCGCGATGGCCGCCGCCACAGCACTCAGCAGCCCGAACACAATGGCCAACCTGCGCATAGCGTCACTCCTCCCGGGCCGTGCCGACCCCGGTCGTTGCCGTGCCCAGCCGTTGCCGTCCCCAACCCCCAATGCCTAGTCCCCAATGCCTAGTACGCGTCCCCGAAGTTGCTCTCGAAGTACTGACCCGTCCCGGTCACACCGAAGGTCCGGGTGGAGCTGGGGAAGGCCTTGATGCCCAGCCCCAGGCGGATCTCGCCGGTGGTGTTACTGTAGTACAGTTGCGCAAGCATGCAGTGCAGGTCGCGGGTGATGCGGATGTCGGCCTGGTCCAGCCCTCCCGAGCCGGTGTAGCCGCCCAGGAACTGCACGCGCCACTTGTCCGAGGGGGACCAATCGGCATCGAGGCTCACATTGGTCAGCTCCGACTCGTCCAGGTTGTAGTTGACGGTCAGGGACGACCACCAGGTACGCCGGGTGGCGAAGATCCAGCGCAGATTGAGGGGACGGAACTTGGAGTTCTGGATGCTATAGCCGGTCTGTAGCTCGACCCGGTCGCGCGGCGAGAACAGGAACTCACCACGCAGCATCGCATCGTGGTAGTAGCCGTTCTCGATGTCCCGCCCGCCGGTGAGGCTCACCCGCATCCGGTCGGTGACGAGCCGCACCGCCTCGAAGGTCAGGGAACACGCCGGACTCGCGAGGTCAATGCGGAGCGGTGAGTAGCCCTCGGGGTGGCTGTAGTAGAAGTTCAGCCGCGTCTGCCAGTAGCTGGGAAGCTGCAGGCGGTACTCCATATGGGCGTCGGCGATCCACTGCGCGGCGTCCTCATAGAGCATCTGGCGGAAGCGGGCCGCGGTCCGCAGGCTGGCCCGCTTGCCGAACTCCCGCGTGACCCCCGGCAGGCTGATCTCCAGGCCCGTGCGGTAGGTCTGCAGGTCGTCCGGCTGCTGGTCGAAGTACCCCAGGTAGGCCGTGGCATTGAGGTTGCTGCCAAGCAGCCTCAGACCCTTCATCCGGTTGCCGTCGGTGGTCAGGGTCAGGTCCGGTAGCCGGCTGAGGCCATAGTAGGTGTCATCGCCGGTGTAGGCGTTGCCATCTACGTCGAAGCGCTGGTTGGACGACAGGCTGGCGCTGAAGGTCGGGAACTCCCGGCGCCAGGTGAACTGTGTCTCGAGCTCCTGGTTCGCCGCCTCCTGGGTCGTGTAGGCCGAGCTCTGGTAGCTGGCGCGGATCTCCCAGTCGCCCGAGGCGCCCGTCTGCTGCCGGTGGCTGAAGGTGCTCGAGTAGCGCTGGCTGGCGCTCACGTCGTACAGCAGTTCGGAGTGCTGCACGCTCAGCGACGTGTGGGCCTGGCGCGTGTCGTTGCGCAGCGTCAGGTCGCCCGACAGAGACTGCGACGTGCTGCCATAGGCGCTGTTTTGCTGGAAGCTCATGTTCATGGTGCTGGTGAGGGGGTCGCTGTACTGCCCCCGGTACACCAGCCTGCCGGTGAAGCTGCCCTGCGACGGCTCCGAAAACAGCGACACCTCGGCATGTTGCTTGCCGATGTCGAGCGTGTGGTCCACGCCGACCCCGATCCCGCGCTTCTGGGTCAGGTTCAGGCGGAGGACCCCGGCGTTCTCATCGTTGAGTGAGTAGCCATAGGCGAACTTGGCGTAGTAGCCCTCGACGTCGTTCTGCCCGACCTCCGGGAGGAAGCGGTTGTCCTGGCGCCGCAGCGAGAGCCGGAGGTCCCACGGGTAACGGATCAGCAGGTGGCCGTAGAGATACAACGCGGGGCGCTGGAAGACGACGTAGTCGTCCGGCGCTACGGTGATGCGACGCGACCGCAGCATCCAGTGCGGGTCGGGCCAGATGTCGCAGCTTGTCCCGACGCCGGTTGTCGCCACTACGCGGTCGGGCTGCCCGACCACCTCCTCGGCGCGGACATACATGGGGGCCACGACCTGCCCCTGGAAGTAGTCGGGGTCCACCTTCGCCGCCGACTGCCTGGCGCTGAACTCCTCGGTCTCCAGGTTCAGGCGCAGTTCGGCCGCGGTGGCGCTGTACAGCTTGCCCGCCATCTGCACGTCGCCGCTGAAGGTGCCCCAGACCCGTTCCTTGTCCAGTCGGCCGACGAAGCTCTGGACGGTGATATCCTGGTAGCGCACCTCGACATGGCCCTGGGCCTCGGTCGCGCCGTCCACATAGCGCACTGCGTCGGCATGCAGGCGCACCTGCTCGGGGTTGTCGAGGGGCAGGGGCTTCTTGCCGTCCGACGTCGCCGGCGTGGGCTGCAGGGGGTTGGGCCCCGGCGCGGCCCCCGGGCCGGGGGGGGGTCCTCCCGGTGGCGGTGGGCCGCCGGGGGAGGGTGTCGGTGTCCCGGTGGGAGCCGTCGGGGTTCCGGACGGCGCCGGGGTGGGGGAAGGGGGTGGCGGTCGGGAGGCCACCTGGGCCGCGGCGCGCAGGCGCTGCTTGTCCGCGCCGGCGGGGGCCTGGCAGAAGCTCGGCGGCGCGAGCGGGTTGGTCAGGGACGGCAGAGCGGTGGCTGACGGTTCCATCGCCTCGACCGCCGCCTCGTACTGCCCCTGGGCCAGTCCGGCTGCCGGCAGCATGAAGGCCAGCCCGAGCGGCAGAAGCCACCGGACCAGCCACAGACAGCCGCGCTGCCGCCGTTGAGTGTCGTGCATGAAACAGGTCAATAGATGGTGAGGACTGCGATGCGGGGCTGCGATGTGCGTAGCCGGGTCTGTCCCCGGACCCGGAGCGGCTTACCTTTGCTTCCAGATGGCCACCAGGGCCGCGCCCAGGAACAGCGCGTCCTGTCCCCAGGTGGCCAGCAGGGGCGGGATAGCGCCCGACGTCGCCAGCATTCTCGTCCACAGCATCGTCACGTAGAAAACGAAGACCACCAGGATCGTGGCCAACACGCCCACCAGGCTCTGGCCGCGACCGAAGCGCCACGTCACCGGGCCGGCGATGAAGGCGAACACCACGCACGAGAACGCCATCGCCAGCCGCGAGTGCATCTCCACCACGTACGACCGCCCCGCCCCGCGTCCCCCGGCCTCCGCCTGCCGCCGTCGCTGCTGCAATTCGGCCAGCGTCAGGTCCTCCATCTGGTTGCTGCGGAAGGACGAGGCGCCGCCGACGTGCGTCAGGTCAATGCTCGTCGAGTCCGAGTCGACCCAGGTGAGGCCGCCGGTGGAGTCGAGCGCATAGAACCGGGGCGTCGGCACCTGCAGCGTCGTCGCCCCGAACCGCGCCTCAGGCGCCCACATCAGCGCCGGAGGAGCGTCCGGTCGCAGCAGGAAGCCGTGGACCCCGTAGATCGTGTCCCGCCGCTCGTCCACACCCTCCACGTACAGCACCAGCCCGCGCCCGGTATCCAGGAACTGATGCGGCTTGAACACCAGCGTCTTCTGCTGCAGCACCACATCTCGCAGCAGGGCCTCGGAGGCCTGACGGGCGTTCGGTGCGGCCGCGCCGCTCAGCCAGACCGAGAGGCCCATCGCCAGCAGCCCCAGCACGGCCGCCGGCGCAAGGAGCCGCACCGGGCTGGCCCCGCCGGCGCGCACCGCGATGATCTCGTGATCCCGCGCCAGCCGGTTCAGCGCCAGCGACGCAGCCAACAAGGTCGCCACGGGCAGAGCCATGATCGTGGCGCCGGGCAACTGGTAGCCGATGTAGCGCACGACGCCCCACAGCGGCACGTGGTGGTCCACCAGGATCTCGATCGCCAGGAACAGCATGTGGCCCGTGATGAGCACCGCGAAGGTCAGCAGACCACCCACGAAGGGCCAGAACATCTCGGCGAACAGGTAGCGGTCGAGTATCTTCATCCTGGTCATCCTCAGACTCGCCGGGCGCGGGAGCGGTTCCTTCGCCGCGCGGCGCCCCGGGTCCTTTGTCGGGGCCACGGCCGCCGCCGGGTGACAACCCGCCGCCATCTGCTATAATCAGGCCCTATGACTATCCTCGACGAGATCGTCGCCAAACGCCGGGAACGTCTGCAGGAGGAGAAGGCGGCGGTGCCGCTGGCCGAGTTGCGGGCCCAACTGGCCGACCTGGAGGACCGCATCCGCAACTTCCGAGGGGCGCTGCGCGGCCCGTTCGTCCGCGTCATCGCCGAAATCAAGCGCGCCAGCCCGTCGGCGGGGATGCTGCGCGACCTCTTCGACCCGCGCTCGCTGGCCCAGGACTATGCGGGCGGCGGCGCGGCGGCCGTCTCGGTACTCACCGAGGAGGACTACTTCCAGGGCGCCCTGCTCTACCTGCGCCGCGCCCGCAGCTACATGGCCCTGCCGGTGATGCGCAAGGACTTCCTGACCGACCCCTACCAGATCTTCCAGGCGCGGCTGTGGCGCGCCGACGCCGTGCTGCTCATCGCCGCCATCCTGGAGATCAGCCAGCTCCAGGACCTGCTGGACCTCACCCACGACCTGGGCATGGAGGCCCTGGTGGAGACGCACGACGGGGACGACATGTACAAGGCGCTCTCCGTCGGAGCCCGGGTCATCGGCATCAACAACCGCGACCTCAAGACGATGCAGATAGACCTCGTGCAGACGGAGCAGCTGGCGAAGCTGGCGCCGCCGGAGACGATCCTGGTCAGCGAGAGCGGCCTCCACGGCCGCGAGGACATCGAGCGCCTGGCGCAGGCTGGGGTGGATGCGGTGCTTATCGGCACGATGCTGATGAAGCACGACCAGCCCGGGAGCATCCTGTGCAGGCTGATAGACGTGCCGGCGACGCCGGGGCGCCGCGCGTTGTGAGGGAACAATCGGCCGCCCGGCGCGTTTGACGACTAGGAGGTGGTCCGGGTGCGGCTCTCCTCTCGCGCCACTGTGAGAGCAGTCCTACGGGGTCTCGTCTGGGCACTACTGCTGGCCGTCGCCGGCTACGCGGGGCTGGTTGCGACGGTCTTCAGGCCGCACATGGACAGAGCCCGCCTCGAGTGCTGCCGGGACAACCTGCGTGCGCTGCAGGCTGCCGCTGCTGCCTACGGTGTGGACTGGGACGGCCGTCTGCCGCCGCGGCCGGTCGAGGGGGACTGGATGGCGCGACGCTGGACTGCTTCCCCCATGCGAGTGGGCCTGCGACGGCTCTACCATGTCGGTGTCGCTGAGCCCGGGCCGCTGTGGCCGTACCTCAAGAACGCCTGTGTCAACCGCTGTCCCTCTGATCCCGACAACTCCACCAACACCTACGCCGCCGGTGCGCATGGCAGCTACGTGTGGAACACCGATCTGTCAGGCACACCGGTCAAGGACGTGTGGCCGCTGGCGTGGGACCGCGCGCCGTTCCACCACGGGGCGCGCAACGCGGTATGGTCCGACGGGAGGCTGGAGACCCTCGGGCCGGCCGACTTCGACAGGTTGGTGGTGCACGACCGGCAGCCACCGCAGTGAGCGCGGGGAGCATGGGGCCTGCCGGCGCGCTCCTGCACAAGCTGATCGGCGTGCCACCCCAACCGTCGTGCCGGGCTTGACGTACGTTCCGTTGCCTACGGTCCCGGCGCCGCGGCCCCGTACGGGCCTTTTGGTGGTGTGCATCGCTTGCGGGTCGGGGACTACCGGATCATCTACCACATGAAGGATGACCAGGGCGTCGTCAAGGTGCTACTCGTCGCCAACCGCCGCGATGCCTACGAGCAACTCGAACGGATGACGCGCTAGCCTGCCTCCCTGGTCGTGCCTGCGCCGTTCGCCCGCTCCGCTTCCAGAAACGCCACAGCCCGCCGGGTGACCGGCGGGCTGCTTGCTGTGTGACTCAGTTGCCCCCTCAGTTGCGATCCCAGAGCGTGTTCGACAGCAGGTACTTGCTCCAGTGCAGCCACTTGGCGTGTCCGTCACACCACGCGATATTGGCCCCTTCGTTGTGGCGTGCGCCAGCATAGTTGTAGGCGAACAACGTGTCCGTCTGGTAGTTGGGCATGTACCGGGTGGGACTGTAGATGACGTAGTTGCCCGCGTCGGCCAGCATGATCGTCTCGGAGGGGTTGGTGATCTGGCCGATGGAGTAGACCGTGATGCTGGTGCTACTGCCATAGCCGATGTAGTCGTAGTTCCAGCCGTAGGCCGGGTAGGTAGTCCCGGCACTGGGGCATTGCAGGACCTGTGTGTTCTTGAGGTACGGCTCGATCTTCTCATACCAGGCGTTGCTGCTAGAGGGATTGCCAGGGTAGTACGAGGCGGGCAACATCTCGTCGTAGTCCTGCGTGTACTGCATGATGGCGAGACCGAGTTGCTTGGCGTTGCTCAGACACGACGATTGCCGCGCCTTCTCGCGGGCCTTGGCGAAGACGGGAAAGAGGATCGCGGCCAGAATGGCAATGATCGCGATCACGACCAGCAACTCGATAAGCGTGAACCCCCGACGAGTCATGTCAGCCTCCTTAACGGATGTTGCGGCGGCGGCGTACGCATCCGCCTACCTAAGCACTTCGCGCAGCGCCCTTCACACTCCTGCACGATAGCTGGCACAAGTTTGCCAATCATGGCCCGTCATGTGGCATGTCGGTGCATAACCTGTGACAAGGCGTGGCCCGTCGCAGGTATGAGCCGAAGGCATTGCCCCGTCGCAGGTCCCGCCTCCTTGGCGCCGAACTGTGCGCCATGCTCACCCTCCAAACACACGGCACGTGGCGGGAGATGGGCCGCCAGCTTGGCGAAGCCTTCCGCGAGGAGATCGCGCGGGCACAGCAGCTCTTCGCGCCGTGGCTGGTGGCCGAGCGCGAGCGGTACGCCCCGGCGCTGGCACGGCTGGAGGCGCTGCTGCGGGCGCAGTGCCCTGAGCTGCTGGAGGAGGCCCTGGGCATGGCCGAGGGGGCGCACCTGCCCCCGGAGGTCGGCCTGGGCTACCGCCTGTTCAACCAGGTGCCCCTGTTCCTGGACACCGGCTGCTCGGTCGTGTTCAGGCGCGAGACGGACAGCGGGCCGCTGCTGGGGCGCAACTGCGATCTGGGGCCGAACGAACTGTCGCTGCAGCTATGCCAGACGCGCCGCCCGCCCGGCCAGCCCGCCACCCTCGAGACCACCTATGTCGGCCTGGCGGCCGGGCCGTGCCTCAATGAGTTCGGCCTCGGCTGGGGCGGGGCCAGCGCCGCGGCCGACGCACAGGGCCGCGAGGGGTTGCCCAGCCCGGTCCTGTTCCACTGGCTCATGCACACCTGCCGCACCGTGGCCGAGGGGCGGCGGCTGTTCGCGGCCCACGCGTTCCTGGGCAAGCCGGCCAACATCCTCCTCGCCGATGAGACAGGCGACAGCGCGCTGTACGAGTTCGTGCCCGGGCTATCCCCGCGTGAGGTGCCGTCCACGCATGGCGGTGTCTGGCAGGGGGCGACCAACTTCATGACCTCGGAGGCCGCGCCGTGGGGCGCGGGGCCGGCCTACACGCAGAATGCGTACGCGCGCTACGGGCGGATTGTGCAGGCCCTGGACAGGGGACTGGTCGAGGGGTCAGTGGCGGGGATGCACGAGCTGCTGGTCAGCATCGCCCAACCGGGGCCGGTCTGCCCCGAGACGCCGGGGCTCATCACGGCCTATTCGCAGGTGATGGACCTGCGGGCCCGCACGATGCATCTGTGGCCCGGCCATCCGGCACAGGTCGAGCCGGTCACGGTGGGCCTATGACGAGACGCCGGCCGCATCGAGGTACTGGCGCATCAGCTCCCTCAAGCGCACTGCTTGCGCAGCCTCCGCCCCAGCGACGACCTCCGCCTGGCTGAAGAACAGCTCCGCCGCTGCGCGCAGGGCCCGCCCCAGGCCGTCCGGCGAGGTACCCGCCGGCAGTGTGCTCTCCAGTGCCGCCAGCGTCTCCTCCGGCAGCTCGTTGACGGCCCGGAAGTGGCGGCTGTCCAGACCGCTGCGCAGACAGGCGAGTTCGATGGCGCGCGTGCGGATCACGTCCAGTTCATGGATCGCCGACCACCGCTGCCCGCGTTGCAGCGCCACCGCCGCGCGGAGGACATAGTGCCAGATCCCGTCGAGACGCCGGCTCAGGAACGCAGAGGGGTCCACCGGCTCGACCTCGCGCAGGCTCTCGCGCATGAGAGCGTCCACGCGGCCAGTCCGGTCAAAGGCGACTTTCCACCTCGGCCGTCGTGCCGCCACCTCCTCCGTGCTGACGAAGCCCAGGTCCACCTCCAGGTAGCCTTCGAGCATCAGCACCAGGAGGGTGCTCTCCGGGCCGTACACCACTTCGGAGCAAGCCCACACCGGAAGCAGTTCGCGTATCCGGCGTCGCCAGTCACCCCACGCCTCGCTCACGGGCACCCCATCGGCCACGACCGCCGCCAGGTCTATGTCTGAGTGCTCGTCCGCGAAGCCGGTGGCGCCTGAGCCGACCACAATGGCGGCGGCGATGCGCCGGTCCTGCTCCAACTCCGCCAGGAGCACTTCCAGGACATGCTGCCGGTACTGTGGCGTGAATATCCCGGCCATGGTCGCCTCCCCTGTGCGCGTGACTGCCTCCCTGTAGAACGAGCCCGGCCCTCCGGCAAGGACGCGGGGCGGGCACCTGGCCCGCCCCGTTGGCTGCGGCTGCCCGCGGGCTGCGGCTCTGAAGAGCCGCGCTCCAACGGCCCCCTCTCAGCGCTCCAGCATCCCGCGCAGATAGAAGTAGTCTGCCAGCACCAGCCCATGGTCGAAGGCAATCTCGCCGGCGGCGTCCATCGCGCGCACGGTCGCCTCGTCCGCCCACTTCAGGGCCAGCACTTCCTCGGGGTTCGCGACGGGCTCATCGGCGGTCGGGTAGGCGAGGTAGACGACGGTGACGTTGGTCGCGCCCGGATCGCGGCCGACCGCGCCATAGGTGTGGAACTGCCGATCCAGGCGCGGCGTCAGACCCACCTCCTCCTGCGCCTCCTTGATCGCCGTCTCCGCCGGGCTGTGCTCCCGGCTCACGTAGCCACCCGGAATGGCCCACTTGCCGGCCATGCGCCCGGCTCGCTGGATGAGCAGCACCCGACCGTCCAGGTTCGGGATGATGATGTCGGCCGTCACCTTGCGGCTGGACCAGTCCATCAGGCGCGTCTCGCCCCGGTGCTCGGGCGCGCCGCAGTTCGGGCACTCGCCCTCCCACCCGCAGATGGCGCAGCGCGCCGGCACGTGCTCCGGTCCGTAGGTGGCGCAATGCTCACACTGACAGGCCTGCGGTTCGTCCGCCATCATTCACCCACCCATCTCACAGTCGTGCGCGGGGCCGTGCCCTCGCCGAACATCCCCGGCACCGTCTCGGTCGCCAGCTCCGCCCGCCCCGCCTCCACCAGCGCCGCCACTGTCTGATATACCAGCATCGCCGGCTGGGCCAGCAGCTCCTCCGGCCACAGGGGCCTCGTCACGCCGCACAGGCCGCCGATGGTCTGCGGTTCGCGCCGCAGCACGGTCACGATCGCCTCATGGACCGCGTCCACGGACGGCATGTCGCCGGCGGGGACGTACCGCGTGAAGGGCAGGATGCGGGTGCCGTCACGCCCGACGCGCGCGGCGGCGTTCGGGGGCATGGGCAGCCGCCAGTCCATGCCGGGCGGGAAGGCGAGCGTCGTCGTCGCCGCGCACACGGCTCCCCCGCCGCGGCCGATGACCAGCGGCTGGTTGATCCGCATCGCCACGAAGCTGTCGGCGCAGTCGGCGCTGAGCGCCATGCCGACGATCTCAGCAGGCCAGTCCTGGTACGCCTGCGCCGCCGCCGCCAGCAGATCGCCCCCCTGCCGCAGGTTCTCCTGGATGAGCAGGCACATGATCTCGCTGAAGTGGACGCACCCGCCGTCGCTCAGCACCGGATACGGGCCGACGCTCTCGGCAGTCGCGGAGCGGAAGCTGTAGCCGCGCTCCAGCAGCATATTCCCGGCGCCGACCCAGTCCGTCTGGCCCTTGAAGCGCCCCTCCGCGCCGTTGGCGACATAGGCCATCGTGTCGCCCTGGCCGACGAAGGGGTGGCTCCACTCGCGGTCGCCGCCGCTGGGGGTGCGGCTGTGGGCGATGCCGACCGTGCCCGGCAGGCTGGCCGCATCGGTCTCACGCCGCAGCCGCGCCACGTCCCCCACGATCTTGGCGTAGTGGAGTTGCCCGTCGTGAACGGTCGCCAGGCCGGTGTAGTAGCCGCCGCCGAGGCCCTCCTCGCGGGCAAGCATGTCCAGCAGCATGGGTGCGGCGGGTTCGTCTCCCAGGACGGCAGCCAGAACACACATCAAGCTTCATCCTCTGCTTCGTCGAAGTGCAGTCGTTCGGCAATGGCCTCGTGCGGCAGCTCCCCCCGCAGGCGCTCCGCCAGCCGCGTCAGGCGCTCGTTCTCTCCGGCGGTCTTGATCGCCTTCCACACGCCCTTGCGGTCGCCGACGATCACCGCGAGCTTCTCCGCGCGCGTCAGCGCCGTGTAGAACAGGTTGCGTCGCAGCATGATGTAGTGGGTGCTGTGGATGACCATGACGACTGCCGGGTACTCGCTGCCCTGCGCCTTGTGGATCGTCAGCGCATAGGCCAGTTCCAGCTCATCCAGAGCCGAGAACTCGTACGCCACCGGCGCCTGGTCGAAGCGCACCGTCAGCGTCTTGTTCGCCACGTCAATGTGCTCGATGCGCCCGATGTCGCCATTGAAGACGTTGCGGTCGTAGTCATTGGCCGTCTGCAGCACCCGGTCGCCCTCGCGGAAGACCGTGTCGCCGCGGCGGGCCTCGGCGAGGCCGGGCCTCGGCGGGTTGAGCGCCTGCTGGAGGGCCTCGTTCAGCGCCGCTACGCCCGCCGGCCCGCGGTGCATCGGCGTGATGACCTGCATGTCATCCAGGCCGTACTGGAGGCCGGGCAGGCTTCGGGTCACGACCCGCAAGACAGCCTGCGCGGCCTGCTCGGCCGTCTCGCGCTCCATTAGCACGCAGTCCTCGCCGTGCCAGTTGGCCCCGCGCACGAAGTCGGGCATCTCGCCCTGGCGGATCAGATGGGCATGGGCGACGATCTCGCCCCCCTCGGCCTGGCGGAAGATCTCGGTGAGCCGCACGACCGGGAAGCGCTCGCTGTCAATGAGATCATGCAAGAAGTTGCCGGGCCCGACGCTGGGGAGTTGGTCCGCGTCGCCGATGAACACGACCTGCGCGCCGGACGGCACCGCCCGCATCAGGTCCCGCGCCAGCGGCGCATCCACCATGCTGGCTTCGTCCACGATCAGCAGGTCCACCGGCAGCGGCTCAGCCCCGTTGAAGCGGAAGCGTCCCGCGCCCGGGTCCCATGAGAGCAGACGGTGGATGGTGCTGGCCGGCTGGCCGGAGAGCTGGCTGAGGCGTTTGGCGGCCCGGCCCGTGGGCGAGCACAGCGCCACCCGCCACTTGAGCCCCACCCCCGCGTCGGCCAGGGCGCGCGTGATGGTCGTCTTGCCGGTGCCGGGGCCGCCGGTGATGATCGTGACCGGGTGCTGCAGGGCCGTGCAGACCGCCGCCGCCTGTGTGTCGGTCAGGGGCAGCGCCCCCATGGCCTCGCGGCGCTGCAGCCAGGCCTGGAGCTGCTCACAGGTCGGCGTGTTGCGGCACGTGGCCTTCCGCTGGGCGGGCTGTGCGTCTGCACACGACGCCGCCTCCATGGTCACCAGCCGCAACAACAGCCCGGCCAGCTCCTTCTCGATCTGCAGAGCCTCGGGGAGAAAGTAGGCATCGGACCGTAGGCTTTCCAGCCCGCGACTGTCGGGCTGCGGGCTGGAAAGCCCGCGCTCCTGCACCACATACTCCGCCTGGACGCACTGCTCCAGCGCCAGATCGATGAGCTGGTCGTCCACGTGGAGCACCTGCCGCGCTCCGGCCAGCACCAGGTCGCGCGGCAGGTAGAAGTGCCCCTCGCCGGCGGCCTCAGTCAGGGCGTGCAGGACGCCAGCCATGAGGCGCTGGGGATCGTCCTGATGTATGCCGGCGGCGCGCGCCATGCGGTCGGCGGTGTGGAAGCCAATGCCGCGCACCTCGCGCGCCAGCCGGTACGGTTCGGCCTCCATGACGTGCATGGCGTTGCTGCGGTAGCGCTCGTAGATGCGCGAGGCCAGCGTCGGTCCGGCGCCATGCTCCTGCAGAAAGAGCATGATGCGGTGGACGTCCTTGTGCTCCTGCCACGACGCCGCGAGCGCCTCGGCCTTCTTGGGGCCGATGCCGGGGGCTTCGCGCAGGCGCTCGGGGTGGTGGTCGAGGATGTCCAGCACCCCTTCGCCGAAGTGCTGCACGAGGGCGCTGGCGAGCTTGGGCCCGATGCCCTTCACGAGCCCGCCGCTGAGGTAGGCGATGATGCCGCGGGCCGTGGAGGGCCGCACGAGTTCATAGCTCTCGACGCGCAGTTGCTGACCGTACTTGGCGTGCTTCTCCCATCGCCCCCGCACGCGCAGGTTCTCTCCCACGACGGCGCCGGGGATGACGCCGACGATGGTGAGGGGCTTCCCCTCCTCGGGCGTGA
This genomic stretch from bacterium harbors:
- a CDS encoding ATP-dependent RecD-like DNA helicase is translated as MDLPDLDQFHGAITSIVYQDAERGFVIAEFTPEEGKPLTIVGVIPGAVVGENLRVRGRWEKHAKYGQQLRVESYELVRPSTARGIIAYLSGGLVKGIGPKLASALVQHFGEGVLDILDHHPERLREAPGIGPKKAEALAASWQEHKDVHRIMLFLQEHGAGPTLASRIYERYRSNAMHVMEAEPYRLAREVRGIGFHTADRMARAAGIHQDDPQRLMAGVLHALTEAAGEGHFYLPRDLVLAGARQVLHVDDQLIDLALEQCVQAEYVVQERGLSSPQPDSRGLESLRSDAYFLPEALQIEKELAGLLLRLVTMEAASCADAQPAQRKATCRNTPTCEQLQAWLQRREAMGALPLTDTQAAAVCTALQHPVTIITGGPGTGKTTITRALADAGVGLKWRVALCSPTGRAAKRLSQLSGQPASTIHRLLSWDPGAGRFRFNGAEPLPVDLLIVDEASMVDAPLARDLMRAVPSGAQVVFIGDADQLPSVGPGNFLHDLIDSERFPVVRLTEIFRQAEGGEIVAHAHLIRQGEMPDFVRGANWHGEDCVLMERETAEQAAQAVLRVVTRSLPGLQYGLDDMQVITPMHRGPAGVAALNEALQQALNPPRPGLAEARRGDTVFREGDRVLQTANDYDRNVFNGDIGRIEHIDVANKTLTVRFDQAPVAYEFSALDELELAYALTIHKAQGSEYPAVVMVIHSTHYIMLRRNLFYTALTRAEKLAVIVGDRKGVWKAIKTAGENERLTRLAERLRGELPHEAIAERLHFDEAEDEA